The following are encoded in a window of Polynucleobacter sp. AP-Kolm-20A-A1 genomic DNA:
- a CDS encoding bifunctional (p)ppGpp synthetase/guanosine-3',5'-bis(diphosphate) 3'-pyrophosphohydrolase, whose translation MELPLGTTKTSELAGGVSSTEASLGNLQADLLDSPSDSDTQGGKKSIIASLLAQSSRHLFGPTSAPSTPLKHQVVSIEGLISKLGYLKPEEIAQVKKAFQFSDAAHLGQYRHSGEPYITHPVAVAELCATWRLDAPSIMAALLHDVIEDTGCTKADLVEKFGTKVAELVEGLTKLDKLEFQSHAEAQAESFRKMFMAMARDVRVILVKLADRTHNMRTLDAVPMAKRRRVAAETIEIYAPIAHRLGLNVIYRDLQDLSFRYSMPMRFRVIEGAVKRARGNRKEMVEKILQASRMAFAKANLDVDLRGREKTLFSIYTKMRNKHLSFSQVLDVYAFRVTVGSIDECYRALGILHSLYKPMPGKFKDYIAIPKLNGYQSLHTTLLGPSGVPVEFQIRTTDMHAVAEAGVAAHWAYKDGSPDMSEVQNRAHQWLQSLIDIQDSSGDSQEFLEHVKIDLFPDAVYVFTPTGQIRALPRGATALDFAYSIHSDLGNTCVAVKINGLQLPLRSELKNSDIIEVITSASSQPNPGWLAFVRTGKARASIRHSLKTKHYSESLQLGERLLANGLRQQGVDAALLTPEIWEKLMHWTGDKTREEACVNIALGRRSAQELAIRLKILIDDEGGSEQMRLGAADWVAPNQEMNHHQRQAILVDGREGNSIHFQSCCHPIPGDNIIGYLGKGEGLQVHTNDCPIALRMLSKDNDKWVEVEWGKDVNREFEVDLAIDTRQGKGVLARVASSVTSADSNIMNVSMEDRFKEDSVTIRFTIQVYDRLHLSKVMRSLRTNPDVMRVTRTRAT comes from the coding sequence GTGGAGCTCCCTTTAGGAACAACCAAAACATCGGAATTAGCAGGAGGGGTCTCGTCCACCGAGGCCTCGCTTGGAAACCTCCAAGCAGATCTGTTGGACTCTCCATCAGACTCAGATACTCAAGGCGGTAAAAAATCAATCATTGCGTCTTTGTTGGCGCAATCGAGTCGTCATTTGTTCGGCCCAACTTCGGCTCCGAGCACACCTTTAAAACATCAAGTTGTTTCTATTGAAGGTTTGATTTCTAAACTGGGCTATCTCAAACCAGAAGAAATTGCACAAGTTAAAAAAGCTTTTCAGTTTTCAGATGCAGCACATCTAGGTCAGTATCGCCATAGTGGTGAGCCTTACATTACCCATCCAGTAGCGGTGGCTGAGCTCTGCGCCACTTGGCGTCTTGATGCGCCATCGATCATGGCTGCATTGCTGCATGACGTGATTGAAGATACCGGCTGTACCAAAGCCGATTTAGTGGAGAAGTTTGGTACCAAGGTTGCTGAGCTCGTTGAGGGCCTTACTAAGCTTGATAAATTAGAGTTTCAGAGTCATGCAGAGGCGCAAGCTGAGAGCTTTCGCAAGATGTTTATGGCAATGGCCCGTGACGTGCGGGTTATTTTGGTCAAGCTGGCTGATCGCACGCACAATATGCGCACCTTGGATGCTGTACCCATGGCCAAGCGCCGTAGGGTAGCTGCTGAAACAATTGAGATTTACGCGCCTATCGCCCATCGTCTTGGCCTTAACGTTATTTATCGCGACTTACAAGATCTGAGCTTTCGCTATTCCATGCCCATGCGTTTTCGGGTTATCGAAGGCGCTGTTAAACGGGCGCGTGGCAATCGCAAGGAGATGGTCGAAAAGATTTTGCAAGCATCGCGTATGGCTTTTGCAAAAGCCAATCTCGATGTTGATTTGCGCGGGCGTGAAAAGACCTTATTCAGCATTTACACCAAAATGCGCAATAAGCATCTCAGTTTTTCTCAGGTGCTTGATGTATATGCATTCCGTGTAACGGTCGGCAGTATTGATGAGTGCTATCGCGCTCTAGGCATATTGCATTCGCTTTACAAACCTATGCCTGGCAAGTTTAAGGATTACATTGCTATCCCTAAGCTCAATGGCTATCAGTCATTGCACACCACCTTGTTGGGGCCTTCTGGCGTTCCTGTGGAGTTTCAAATCCGTACAACCGATATGCATGCGGTCGCGGAGGCGGGTGTAGCGGCTCACTGGGCTTATAAGGATGGCTCTCCTGATATGAGTGAGGTGCAAAACCGCGCTCATCAGTGGTTGCAATCCTTGATTGATATTCAGGATAGTAGCGGCGACTCTCAGGAGTTCTTGGAGCATGTGAAGATTGATTTGTTCCCGGATGCGGTATATGTGTTTACGCCAACTGGACAAATTCGCGCTCTACCAAGAGGCGCTACCGCTCTAGACTTTGCTTACTCCATTCATAGTGACCTCGGAAATACCTGTGTCGCCGTCAAAATTAATGGCTTGCAGTTGCCATTACGCAGTGAGTTAAAAAACAGCGACATTATTGAAGTGATTACCTCAGCTAGCTCACAACCGAATCCAGGTTGGTTGGCATTTGTACGCACCGGTAAAGCACGCGCCTCAATACGCCACTCATTAAAAACAAAGCATTATTCAGAGTCCCTCCAATTAGGCGAAAGACTCTTGGCCAACGGCCTGCGCCAACAAGGTGTTGATGCGGCGCTATTGACCCCAGAGATTTGGGAAAAGCTGATGCATTGGACGGGCGATAAAACGCGCGAGGAAGCTTGCGTCAATATTGCTTTAGGTCGTCGCTCAGCTCAAGAGTTGGCAATTCGTCTTAAGATTTTGATTGACGATGAGGGCGGCTCAGAGCAAATGCGCCTTGGTGCGGCTGATTGGGTAGCTCCGAATCAGGAGATGAATCACCATCAGCGTCAAGCCATTCTGGTGGATGGCCGCGAGGGGAACTCCATCCACTTTCAGAGTTGCTGTCATCCCATCCCTGGCGATAACATCATCGGCTATCTAGGCAAGGGCGAGGGGTTGCAGGTTCACACTAATGATTGCCCAATCGCTTTGCGTATGCTTTCTAAAGATAATGACAAGTGGGTCGAGGTCGAGTGGGGCAAAGATGTCAATCGCGAGTTCGAGGTAGATCTTGCAATCGATACCCGTCAGGGTAAGGGTGTATTGGCACGCGTTGCTAGCAGCGTCACTTCCGCAGACTCCAACATCATGAATGTGTCGATGGAGGACCGTTTTAAAGAAGATTCAGTCACTATTCGATTTACGATTCAGGTCTACGATCGTTTGCATCTCTCTAAGGTAATGCGTAGTCTGCGTACCAATCCAGATGTGATGCGCGTTACCCGTACTAGAGCTACCTAG
- the rpoZ gene encoding DNA-directed RNA polymerase subunit omega, producing MARITVEDCLKTIPNRFELVLAATYRARQLVQGHSPRVESRDKATVVALREVAAGVTDRDMLTKVPL from the coding sequence ATGGCCCGTATTACTGTAGAAGATTGCCTTAAAACCATCCCAAATCGTTTTGAATTAGTTTTGGCTGCGACTTATCGCGCTCGCCAATTAGTTCAAGGTCACTCTCCACGTGTTGAGTCAAGAGACAAAGCCACTGTAGTTGCCTTACGTGAAGTTGCAGCTGGCGTGACTGACCGTGACATGTTGACCAAAGTTCCTTTGTAA
- the gmk gene encoding guanylate kinase — translation MTSPISTPSYQGSMLMIVAPSGAGKSSLVNALLKDDAGLKLSLSTTTRAPRPGEVDGKDYRFASKEEFISERDQGHFLEWAEVHGHFYGTSKPWIESQMQAGSDVMLEIDWQGAQQIRKIIPAVQWIFIFPPSIEALEERLRKRGQDDEATIQRRLAAAHVELLHAHEADYIVVNDSFDQALVDLKHILASSRLRSGPSMARNPALLKRLGV, via the coding sequence ATGACCAGCCCCATCTCGACCCCCTCATACCAAGGCAGCATGTTGATGATTGTTGCGCCTTCTGGTGCAGGCAAATCTTCGCTGGTGAATGCATTGCTAAAAGATGATGCTGGACTCAAACTTTCTTTATCCACCACTACACGTGCGCCAAGGCCAGGTGAAGTAGATGGCAAGGACTATCGCTTTGCTAGCAAAGAAGAGTTTATTAGCGAAAGAGATCAAGGGCACTTTTTGGAGTGGGCAGAAGTGCACGGCCATTTTTATGGCACTTCAAAACCTTGGATCGAATCTCAAATGCAAGCAGGTAGCGATGTCATGTTGGAGATCGATTGGCAGGGCGCACAACAAATACGCAAAATTATTCCAGCGGTGCAATGGATCTTTATTTTCCCGCCATCTATTGAGGCTTTAGAAGAGCGCCTACGCAAACGTGGTCAGGATGATGAGGCGACGATTCAGCGCCGATTGGCGGCTGCCCATGTAGAGTTATTGCATGCCCATGAGGCTGATTACATCGTGGTAAATGACTCCTTTGATCAGGCCTTGGTAGACCTGAAGCATATTTTGGCCTCCAGCCGCCTGCGCTCAGGGCCCAGTATGGCTAGAAACCCAGCCCTTTTAAAGCGACTCGGGGTCTAA